The sequence AGCCGGCGGCAACCGCAGTTCGTGCTCCTGCACAGACCGCCGACGCCGTGGCCGCAGCGCCTGCCGAGCCTGCGGCGGTCACTGCGGTGGACGGGCCTCCCGTAGCGCCTGCCCCACCGCCCCGGCCCAGCACGGAGCCAGCGGCGCGGCAGGATGCAAGATACGCGTCCCCGGGGCGCTAGCGCCGGCCTGAATCACGCGCGCCCGGCACGGCAGCCGGCGCGCGCTTGCAATGCCGGTGGTTTCGCCTCAGACTGGCAGGCCCGCCACCCCATCGCCGGAGCCCGCCATGATCCCTTTCAGCCCCGAAGAATTCAAGGATGCCACGCGCCAGGCGTGGAACCAGTCAGCCAGCGGCTGGAACCGCCAGACGCCGGCCGTCCACGACTGGCTCATGGCGGCCACGGCCGACATGCTGGATGCGGCGCGCATCACCACCGGCATGCGGGTGCTCGACATGGCCGCCGGCACGGGCGACCAGACGCTGGACATCGCCCGGCGCGTCGGACCCGGCGGTCATGTGCTGGCCACCGACATTTCCGAAGCCATGCTGCGCTTCGCCCATGACAACGCGCAGCAGGCCGGCTTGCGACAGGTTGAGACGCGGGTGTCCGACGCCGAAGACCTGGACGTGGAAGTTGCCAGCTTTGATGCCGCCGTGTGCCGGCTGGGCCTGATGTTCTGCCCGGACCCGGTGCAGGCGCTGCGCCAGATGCACCATGCGCTCAAGCCCGGCGGGCATGCGGCCGCGCTGGTGTTCTCGGAGCCGCAGCGCAACCCGTGCATCGGCATCCTGATGGCAACCGCCCTGCGTCATGCCGGCCTGGGGCCGCGCGACCCGTTCCAGCCCGGCGGCCTGCTGAGCCTGGGCAAGCCGGGGCTGCTGGAGTTCTGTTTCGGCCAGGCCGGATTTGCCAAGGTGACCGCGACCCGGGTCTATGCGCCGTTCCAACTGCCCTCGGCCCGCGATTACCTGGACTTCGTGCGCGCGTCGGCCTCGCCGATTGTGCAACTGCTGGGCCAACTGGAGCCCGAAGCCCAGGAGGCCGCGTGGGCCGACATGGAAGAGCAGCTCGATGTATTTCAGCTGCCCGAGGGCTGGGAAGGGCCGAATGAATTGCTGCTGGTGGCGGGGATCAAACCGGCGGCCTGACGAGTCATGTTTTCAGCATGAAAAATGCCTTTTGCGCTTGCTGAACGAGCGAATTCAGCTATTAATTTCATAGTGAATGAGGGTTTTTGGACCCGACACCTTCCCAAGACAAACGTGACGCCCCACAAACCCTCACGCCATCAATTTCAGCCCCGGCGGCAGCGACTCGCCCAGCATGCGGCGCTCGGTAGCCGCGTCGAGTTCCACCTTTTTTTCCACCATGGCAACCCAGGCCGCAGGCGCGTGGATGGCCCTGAGCCGCGCCATGAGCTGCTCGCGCAGGGCCAGCGGCAAGTCCCGGGCGCGGTCGTCGGTCACGCGCGCCAGGTTGACGGCGGCGAAGGCGGCGGCCTCGATGCGCTTCCAGTCGAGCGCCAGCAGGCTTTCAACCCAAGCCGCCGCCGTCTCGGGCGGAACCACGTCATGCGGGCTGCCGTGGAAGGGCTCGCGCGCGCCGATGCGGCCCAGCGCCCATAGATACAGGCTGTCGTCGCCGCTGCCGTCATGGCCCGCGCGCTGGCCCGGCGGCGGCGCTGCGGTGGATTTTTGCAGCCGGCCGAGCAGCCATTCGCCGATCTCGGTCTTGTAGGCGGCCGGGATGCGCTCCAGCGAAGCGCCCAGGCGCAGCATGTCGCCCAAACTGCCCTTGACCGGCTTGGCGCCCTCGAACCCGTCGGCGCCCTCTTCGCTGATCTGCAGGTTGAAGGCGAAGTCATCGAGCAGGCGCAGCTGTGAGGGCACGTCCAGCCCGCCGGCCACGCGCCGCCACAGCGTCCACCATTCGGCGCCCACCTGCTTGTCATTGACATGCTGCACGCCGGGCGCAAACAAGGTCCAGAGCTGCTGCACCCGCCAGGCGTCGAGCGCATCGCCAAAGCCCGGGCGCAGGCCGTAACCGGCCAGATTCAGCCAGACCCGTTCATGCTCGGCGCTGCGCCGCCGCCCGCGCGCGCGCTGCCACAAGGCATCGAACAGCTGGCGCAGCACCGGCGTGGTCCATTGCGCGCGGTCGCCGAGCAGGCGCTCCAGCTGCGCGCGCAGCTGCGTCACGTCCTTGGGGCTGACCTGCTGCTTGTTGGTGCCAAAAATGCGGTCGATCTGGCTGATGGCGTCCGTCATGCGGGCGGCCAGCCGGCGGTCTTCGGGGCTGCGCGGGCCGGCGGCGTCGGCATCGGGCTGGCGCAGGGCAAATGCCAGCAGCCAGCGCTGGCCGGCATCCAGCAGGCTGACGCAGTGCAGCTCCAGTGTGCCAACCTCGGTCAGCGAGGTGGCCAGTTGCACCGGGATGTCCTGCCGGCTCGGCGCTGGCTGGCCGCTGGCCGCAGCGCCAGGCGCGGCCTGCAGCACCATCACGAGGGGCGGCAGGCGCACCAGCGCGTCCTCGTTCAGCGTGACCAGTTCACCGAGCCGGGACGGCGCCTGGCCGGCCTCGTCGGCCACCGCGCTGAACAGCTGGAAGCGCACCGGCTGGCCGACGCGCAGGGAAAAGCTGCGGTCTTTCAGCAGCATTTCCTGGCCCGGTTCGCTGCCGCGCGGCAGGATGCAGATGCCGCGTGCCTTCGCCGAGCCTCTTGAATCATCGAGGCGCAAAAAGTAGCTGCGCGCCGAGCCGCCGCCGATGCGCGGCGCCTGGCCCTTTTGCGACAAGGCGTAAGCCACCGCGCCGCGCGCCACGGCCACGTCGGGGTTGTCGTTGTGCAGCAGGCGCAACGGCTCGCCGCGCCAGCCGCCCAGCGTCTGCGCCAGCCGCCGGACCAGCGCGTCGGCGCGAAACACGCCGCCATTGAGCAGCAGAGCAGCGGGCATCTGCGGCCCGTGCTGGCGCAAAAAGTCGGCGATGTGGCGGGTGATGGCCGCGTCGCGCGCATACGGCAGGCCGAAGGCGACGATGCCGCTGCGCGCCTGCTGCACCTGCGCGCCGGCATCCACCTGCGGGAAAAAACCGTCAACGATGAGACGCTCGACCTCTTCGCGCGCCAGCATCACCGAGCGGCTGCCGCCAATCAGCCGGGCGCCGCCGCCCAGCAGCGTGACCGGCGCCTGTTCGGGCGCGTCGGCGGCCAGCAGCAGTTCCTTGGCGGCGCGGCAGCGGTCCATCAGCTGCGCCAGCCGGCTGGCCGACAGCGGCGCGGCAGGCGCACCCGCCGTGCCGCCCATGCGGGATTCGACCGCATGCGCCAGCGCCAGGTCCATGTTGTCGCCGCCCAGCATCAGGTGGTTGCCCACGCCGATGCGGGTCAGTTGCGGCTGGCCACCGGCCCATTCGACCTCGATCAGGCTGAGGTCGGTGGTGCCGCCGCCGACATCGCAGACCAGCACGCGCCGGGTTTGTCCCAGCGCCCCGGCCAACTGGTGGCGGTGGCGCAGCAGCCAGTCGTAGAACACCGCCTGCGGCTCTTCGAGCAGGCGCAGCCTGGGCAGGCCGGCCAGGCGCGCGGCGCTCAGCGTCAGCGCGCGGGCGCCTTCGTCGAAGGACGCCGGCACGGTCAGCACCAGTTCCTGCCGCTCCAGCGGGCTGTTCGGAAAGCGCGCGTTCCAGGCCTGCCGGACATAGCGCAGGTAGCTGGCGCTGGCCTCGACGGGCGAGACTTTGGCCACATCGTCAGGCGCGCCCCAGGGCAGGATGGGCGCGAGCCGGTCCACCGCCGCATGCGACAGCCAGCTTTTGGCGCTGGCCACCAGCCGGCCCGGCACCTGCGCGCCCAGCTTGCGCGCCAGCTCGCCGAACACCACGGTCGCCGGGCCGGATTCAGGCTCCGCAGGCCAGGGCAATTGCAGCGCGGCCGGATCCAGTTCGCCCGGTGCCGCGTGGTAGCGCACCGAAGGCAGCAGCGGCCGCGCGGCGACTTCACCGGGCGCGACCAGTTGCTCGATGTCGAACAGGCGGATGTCGGCCGGCCCGGCCGGCCCGCCCTGCCCCGACGCCAGCGGCGCATAGGCGACGACGGTGTGGGTGGTGCCCAGGTCGATGCCGACGATGTAGTGGCTCATCAGGGTTTGGCGCTTCAATTCAATCTTCAGGTTGTCAGTCAATGCTCAACTCACCCCGTCCCCGCGTGACCCCTTCCCCCGCTGGGGGAAGGAGCAATACGGGGATTCAGGCCTCCAGGCTGTTCGCGCGCACGTCGAACTCCACCTTCCAGCGCTCGCCGCCCTGCGTGGCGACGGCGGTCAGCTCCAGCGTGCCGGTGTCGGTGGCTACCGCGCGCAGCCTGACCTGCACGACTTCGCCGGCCTGCCGGCCTTCGGCGGGCAAGGTCGCCTGGATTTCGCCCAGTTCCTGCAGCTCGTCGGGCTGCCAGAAGTCGAGCAGCGTGCCCAGCTGGTCCTGGCGCCGCACCGACGAGCCGAAAAAGCGCAGGTGCATGGCCTCGCCCACGACCAGGCCGAATTCCTGCGTCTGCAGGTCGGCCTCGATGCCTTCCTCCATGCCGAACGGCGCAATGCACAGCGCCTGGATCGGCGGCTCGAAGCCCGGAATGGCGGGCATCGACGACTCGACCGCCACGTAGTAGGCGCGCGCCGTGCCGCCCCGGATGCGCACGCCCTGGCCGCGCCGCACATAGCCGTAATACGCCGCGCCGCGCGCCACCGCCAGGTCCATGTCGGCGCCGCTCAACGCCCGGGCCGGCGCGGCCTGCTCGGCGGCCAGCCAGCCGTTCAGCGTCGCCAGCGTGCGCTCGGCCAGGATGTCGGACTTGAAGACGCCGCCGTTGAACAGCACCGCAGTCGGATGCAGAAAGCTGGCGCCCGCATCGACCTTGCCGGCAAAGCCTTCGAGTTCGGCGGTGGCCCCGGCCTGGCGGCCCAGCAGCGCGGCCAGGTGCCGGGTCACGCCGGCGTCCTGCGCGTAAGGCAGGCCCAGCTGCGTCAGGCCGCCCCGGGCGCGGTTCACCGGGCGGGTTGCCGCCTCCACCTCGGGGAAAAAGCCTTCGAGCAGCGCGCTGCGCACTTCGTCCTGGGTCAGCTCGGTGCGCACCGAGCCGCCGATCAGTTTGGAGCCCCGGCTCGGAACGACGATGGGCTGCGCCTGCAGGCTGGCGTCGCTCAGCAGGCTTTCCTTGGCGCTGCGGCAGGCGTAGGTCAGCGCGCGCATCTGCCACGGGTCGAGCTGCTTGCCCTCGCTAGAGAGCTTGCGCGCCACGACGTGCGCCAGCATCAGGTCCATGTTGTCGCCGCCCAGCAAAATGTGGTCGCCCACGGCCACGCGGTGCAATTCGAGGTTGCCTTCGCGCTCCAGCACGGCAATCAGCGAGAAGTCGCTGGTGCCGCCGCCCACGTCGATCACCAGGATGATCTCGCCCGGCTTGACGTCCTTGCGCCACTTGCCGGCGCTGGCCTGAATCCAGTTGTAGAGCGCGGCCTGCGGTTCCTCCAGCAAGGTCAGCGAGGTGTAGCCGGCAGCGCGGGCGGCCTCGGCGGTCAGCTCGCGCGCGGCCGGGTCGAACGACGCCGGAATCGTGACGGTCACGTCCTGCCGGTCGAACGGCGCCTCGGGGTGCGCGTGGTCCCAGGCCTGGCGCAGGTGCGCCAGATAGCGGGTCGAGGCTTCCAGCGGCGAGACGCGCGCCACTTCGGGCGGCGCATCGTTGGGCAGGATGGCCGCGCGCCGGTCCACGCCGGGGTGGCAGAGCCAGCTCTTGGCGCTCGACACCAGGCGGATCGGCGTCTGCGCGCCACGCGTGCGCGCCATTTCGCCGACGGCGAAGTCCTGCTCGCCATTCCACGGCAGCGCCAGGTCGCCTGCGGCGAGTTCGCTTTCATGCGGCAGGTAGAGGAAGGACGGCAGCAAAGCCAGGCTCTCGACGCTGCCCGGCGCGCTCAGCTGCGGGATGTCGAGCACGCCGTAGCTGGTCTTTTCGCCATCGCTGGCGCCGATATCGACATAGGCCAGCGCGCAGTGCGTGGTGCCCAGGTCGATGCCGATGGAAAACTGCGGCTCGCCCGCAGCGGTTTCGGTGCCTGCGGCGCTGGCGGCCTGTGCGGCCTTGGTGGTTTTGGCGGCGTTCACAGTTCCACCTCGGCCTGGGCCAGCACGGTGGCGTCATGGGCGGCGCCCAGCTTGGGCAATTTGACTTCGGTGGCACGCCAGCCCCGGTGGCTCAAGGCGCCCTTGAACGGTGCCTGGCCGACCACGTTGCCGGTCAGGCGGATGGCCCGGGCGTCAAACCCGTCATTCAGCGTGATGCGGCTGCCCTCGGCTTCGGGGCGCACCGGCGCCAGGGTGAAATGCTCGCGCAGCACCTTGGCGCAGCCTTCGTGCACCAGCCGCGCCGGGCCGCCGATCTCGGCGTCGCTGTAGCCGCTCAGGTCTTCCTGGACGAAGTCGATCAGGCGCGCGTCGCGCTGCAGCAGCGCCAGCAGTTGCAGCGCGGCGTCGGGCGTGGCCTGTTTCAAAGGCGCGGGCGCAGCGGCAACGGGCGCCGGCGTGGGCGCGGCGGGTGCGGCAGCCTCTCGCAGGCCAAGCACACGGCTGGCGTAAACAGGATCGGACAGGCTGCTGAAAAAAGCGCCAAAGGCGATGGGAATGCGCCTGAAAAATGAAGGATTCGCGTCTGGCGTTGATGGGGTCATTAAGGGCTCCTGATTACGCCGGCTTGCGGCCGAACATGGGTGGATTGGACGGGAAGCGGATCACAAAAAACGGCCGGGACGACACGCCTGCGGCATGGCACCGGGCGCGTCGCCGGCAGCGTTATTTTCCAAGGATGAGCATCAAATGCTGCCCGTTTGTGAAATTCCCGGTTGCAAGCGTCTATTGTCTCCACAAAAAAACACCTGATGAGCAGGC comes from Polaromonas naphthalenivorans CJ2 and encodes:
- a CDS encoding Hsp70 family protein, giving the protein MGIDLGTTHCALAYVDIGASDGEKTSYGVLDIPQLSAPGSVESLALLPSFLYLPHESELAAGDLALPWNGEQDFAVGEMARTRGAQTPIRLVSSAKSWLCHPGVDRRAAILPNDAPPEVARVSPLEASTRYLAHLRQAWDHAHPEAPFDRQDVTVTIPASFDPAARELTAEAARAAGYTSLTLLEEPQAALYNWIQASAGKWRKDVKPGEIILVIDVGGGTSDFSLIAVLEREGNLELHRVAVGDHILLGGDNMDLMLAHVVARKLSSEGKQLDPWQMRALTYACRSAKESLLSDASLQAQPIVVPSRGSKLIGGSVRTELTQDEVRSALLEGFFPEVEAATRPVNRARGGLTQLGLPYAQDAGVTRHLAALLGRQAGATAELEGFAGKVDAGASFLHPTAVLFNGGVFKSDILAERTLATLNGWLAAEQAAPARALSGADMDLAVARGAAYYGYVRRGQGVRIRGGTARAYYVAVESSMPAIPGFEPPIQALCIAPFGMEEGIEADLQTQEFGLVVGEAMHLRFFGSSVRRQDQLGTLLDFWQPDELQELGEIQATLPAEGRQAGEVVQVRLRAVATDTGTLELTAVATQGGERWKVEFDVRANSLEA
- a CDS encoding DUF2760 domain-containing protein, which translates into the protein MTPSTPDANPSFFRRIPIAFGAFFSSLSDPVYASRVLGLREAAAPAAPTPAPVAAAPAPLKQATPDAALQLLALLQRDARLIDFVQEDLSGYSDAEIGGPARLVHEGCAKVLREHFTLAPVRPEAEGSRITLNDGFDARAIRLTGNVVGQAPFKGALSHRGWRATEVKLPKLGAAHDATVLAQAEVEL
- a CDS encoding Hsp70 family protein — encoded protein: MSHYIVGIDLGTTHTVVAYAPLASGQGGPAGPADIRLFDIEQLVAPGEVAARPLLPSVRYHAAPGELDPAALQLPWPAEPESGPATVVFGELARKLGAQVPGRLVASAKSWLSHAAVDRLAPILPWGAPDDVAKVSPVEASASYLRYVRQAWNARFPNSPLERQELVLTVPASFDEGARALTLSAARLAGLPRLRLLEEPQAVFYDWLLRHRHQLAGALGQTRRVLVCDVGGGTTDLSLIEVEWAGGQPQLTRIGVGNHLMLGGDNMDLALAHAVESRMGGTAGAPAAPLSASRLAQLMDRCRAAKELLLAADAPEQAPVTLLGGGARLIGGSRSVMLAREEVERLIVDGFFPQVDAGAQVQQARSGIVAFGLPYARDAAITRHIADFLRQHGPQMPAALLLNGGVFRADALVRRLAQTLGGWRGEPLRLLHNDNPDVAVARGAVAYALSQKGQAPRIGGGSARSYFLRLDDSRGSAKARGICILPRGSEPGQEMLLKDRSFSLRVGQPVRFQLFSAVADEAGQAPSRLGELVTLNEDALVRLPPLVMVLQAAPGAAASGQPAPSRQDIPVQLATSLTEVGTLELHCVSLLDAGQRWLLAFALRQPDADAAGPRSPEDRRLAARMTDAISQIDRIFGTNKQQVSPKDVTQLRAQLERLLGDRAQWTTPVLRQLFDALWQRARGRRRSAEHERVWLNLAGYGLRPGFGDALDAWRVQQLWTLFAPGVQHVNDKQVGAEWWTLWRRVAGGLDVPSQLRLLDDFAFNLQISEEGADGFEGAKPVKGSLGDMLRLGASLERIPAAYKTEIGEWLLGRLQKSTAAPPPGQRAGHDGSGDDSLYLWALGRIGAREPFHGSPHDVVPPETAAAWVESLLALDWKRIEAAAFAAVNLARVTDDRARDLPLALREQLMARLRAIHAPAAWVAMVEKKVELDAATERRMLGESLPPGLKLMA
- a CDS encoding class I SAM-dependent methyltransferase, coding for MIPFSPEEFKDATRQAWNQSASGWNRQTPAVHDWLMAATADMLDAARITTGMRVLDMAAGTGDQTLDIARRVGPGGHVLATDISEAMLRFAHDNAQQAGLRQVETRVSDAEDLDVEVASFDAAVCRLGLMFCPDPVQALRQMHHALKPGGHAAALVFSEPQRNPCIGILMATALRHAGLGPRDPFQPGGLLSLGKPGLLEFCFGQAGFAKVTATRVYAPFQLPSARDYLDFVRASASPIVQLLGQLEPEAQEAAWADMEEQLDVFQLPEGWEGPNELLLVAGIKPAA